The Chitinophaga pinensis DSM 2588 region AATAATTTATGTAGTGGTATTGTACACCTGGAATACCGGACAGGAATCCAGGCGTATCACCGGTACGATTCGTGATAAGATGTACATCCAGACCTTTCTCTGTTAATGTTTCCAGTGACTGACGGAACACCATGGTGTTACCGTGTCTGTCGTTATGAAGGTGTATTGCGATAATCTTTTTCATAAAGGATGCATTGAAATATGTAATCTAGGTATAGGGATAAACAGAACGCTTCTTAACAGTTGTCGGTGTAAACAGGCTCTTTGCTGTGGTGCCCGCAGGCGGTCGGTGTAGGTTATGAAGATCTCAATACTTCATATAAATAACTGAATAGTGAACAGGAGGCGAGGACCAGTCCGAAGAAGAGAAAGAATCTGTTATTGATCTTTTTCTTTTTCAGATAATCCGAAACGATAAACAGTTTGTTCAGCGTTCCTGTGATATGTTCCAGCACACTTTCGTCCTTAATAATGTAGTCAAACGCGCCATTCTTTAATGATTCAGTAGGGATCTCCGGTTGCTGACGTGAGCTGGCGAAGATGACAAATATGTTGGTGTTAAAGCGTTTGATTTCTTTCAAAACTTCCAGTCCGGTCATGTCGCCCAGGTCGTGATCCAGGAGGACTACATCCGGCTGACCGTTCAGTTCGGCGAGGAAGTCGGCGCCTGATAGGAAGCAGTGTACGTGTTCGTAACCTTGCGCTCTCAGGTGTTTATCGTAAGTGGCGAGGCAGAACGGATCGTCATCTACTACGTATATCTTGCTTTCGAACTTGTTAGCCATTTGCTGTCGTTTGGTATAATAGA contains the following coding sequences:
- a CDS encoding response regulator yields the protein MANKFESKIYVVDDDPFCLATYDKHLRAQGYEHVHCFLSGADFLAELNGQPDVVLLDHDLGDMTGLEVLKEIKRFNTNIFVIFASSRQQPEIPTESLKNGAFDYIIKDESVLEHITGTLNKLFIVSDYLKKKKINNRFFLFFGLVLASCSLFSYLYEVLRSS